The following proteins come from a genomic window of Cervus canadensis isolate Bull #8, Minnesota chromosome 3, ASM1932006v1, whole genome shotgun sequence:
- the LOC122437902 gene encoding collagen alpha-1(I) chain-like, with protein sequence MLLAGSTREGSEHEEPGVPGAGGVVVARDAGELWQRASPEDPARRGSGEKGVWSGRRPPAPPAPHPRRGCPIAHTTLGPRGTQRAAPAATAGRNEGRGAAGPPPPPHPHPPRREPARPGGPGSRAGDPRPGHAGAGRRALRRPSVPPTPEGRGTPGGEDAATGPREADRGPDPRSGERIGAGGAPATTSADRRRRRQSGQRIGAAAGPGKRDTPGRGPRGAADGERTEADGRTERGTDGVRPCDTNATEPAVEAGVAARHREGDGSKRPGGSESAARAHRGISPPEASQHRGGPEAHPERQTGLSGHPPPPAGGRGRTPHGASRPPPILHPEPQPARENALPPRTSGPPSPHTGNPAVRAKAPPPAPPPSQGSEGTAPPGDATGRRRPGDDTHVRRGRLGPRPQGAGVEGDTGGRTRGTRRKAGSGGEGPASTRSRGHGTGARAPPGDQKHQDTAGPPGKPARDPTATHTRGRSRNAWDAGRSWPSLERAPHPSPAARAGVPSTQPSSIHPSILPQQIRLPSKPDPEAQHPGDTLSSKGGPDRAHHTATGCGSGARAGTTGSSSPRLQGWGSRGRPGSRTPTPPPSPWAHTTGPAAHNTAHTAPHSPDTRQGPAGPSPNSEGGGAGRSRQQAAHGPTAGPVHPSPPFPTGGGGSAHVLWQSPQWPLRTQEGQRLGGPARAANDPRRRTADTWHGAYRAGVVPAATGCPQRGAQGQRPTPPRPTALGSPRRGTTSWVGQTRHTGAGAQAQAGGSSGKGRTRRQLAAHRPGAPRASRDPKSSAADTKGDRVSTYLVAKKTYFGRQNDSRRQRGPSMTRREGPRNLDPATCPQHYPMNIRPGALGGHLAYRSVRVSERGFDFDVHKEKRRKNRQRGASNKTSGPRPGPTPGAQTVLHRAPRTARAGPHPPPD encoded by the exons ATGCTACTGGCAGGATCAACCAGGGAGGGGAGCGAGCACGAGGAGCCGGGCGTGCCGGGAgcagggggggtggtggtggcccGAGACGCGGGCGAGCTGTGGCAGCGGGCGAGCCCAGAAGACCCGGCGAGGCGAGGAAGCGGGGAGAAGGGGGTGTGGTCGGGAAGGCGCCCACCCGCCCCACCGGCCCCACACCCGCGGCGAGGATGCCCGATCGCGCACACAACCCTCGGTCCACGAGGGACACAGCGCGCCGCGCCGGCCGCCACCGCGGGGAGGAACGAGGGGAGGGGCGCGGCGggtccccctcctcctccgcacccccaccccccccgtcGCGAGCCCGCCCGCCCCGGCGGCCCCGGGAGCCGGGCCGGGGACCCCCGGCCGGGCCACGCCGGGGCCGGCCGCCGCGCCCTCAGGCGCCCGTCCGTCCCGCCCACCCCAGAGGGGCGGGGGACGCCAGGCGGCGAGGACGCGGCGACCGGCCCGCGGGAGGCAGACCGGGGACCCGACCCGCGCTCGGGAGAGCGCATCGGAGCGGGGggcgcg CCCGCGACGACGTCGGCGgacaggcggcggcggcggcaaagCGGGCAACGGATCGGGGCCGCGGCAGGCCCGGGGAAGCGAGACACGCCAGGGCGCGGGCCCCGGGGAGCAGCAGACGGGGAGCGGACCGAGGCGGACGGACGGACGGAGAGGGGCACCGACGGGGTGCGGCCATGTGACACCAACGCCACAGAACCGGCGGTGGAGGCGGGGGTGGCCGCGCGCCACCGCGAGGGGGATGGCTCGAAACGACCCGGGGGAAGCGAGTCAGCCGCCAGGGCGCACCGCGGGATCTCACCGCCAGAGGCCTCCCAGCACAGGGGCGGTCCCGAGGCACACCCAGAACGACAGACTGGCCTCTccggccacccccccccccccgcgggggggagggggcgcaCCCCTCACGGGGCCTCACGCCCACCGCCAATCCTACACCCGGAGCCGCAGCCAGCCCGGGAGAACGCTCTCCCGCCGCGTACCAGCGGCCCCCCCAGCCCTCACACGGGCAACCCTGCTGTGCGCGCCAAGGCTCccccccctgccccgcctccctCTCAGGGCTCCGAGGGCACTGCTCCACCCGGGGACGCCACCGGCCGACGGAGGCCGGGAGACGACACCCACGTGAGGCGAGGCCGGCTCGGTCCCAGACCGCAGGGAGCGGGGGTGGAAGGGGACACAGGCGGTCGCACGCGCGGGACGAGGAGGAAGGCCGGCAGCGGTGGGGAGGGGCCGGCAAGCACGCGCAGCAGGGGTCACGGGACGGGGGCGAGGGCGCCGCCCGGGGACCAGAAACACCAGGACACAGCCgggccaccaggaaaaccagCGCGGGATCCCACCGCCACCCACACACGAGGGCGGTCCCGCAACGCCTGGGACGCCGGCCGTTCCTGGCCATCCCTGGAGCGGgccccacaccccagccccgCCGCCAGGGCCGGCGTGCCGTCCACCCAAccttcctccatccatccatccatccttcctcaACAGATCCGTCTTCCGTCTAAGCCTGACCCCGAGGCTCAACATCCTGGGGACACACTCTCGAGCAAGGGCGGCCCCGACCGGGCCCACCACACCGCCACCGGCTGCGGCTCAGGGGCGAGGGCGGGCACGACAGGCTCCTCCTCACCacggctgcagggctgggggagccggGGCCGACCAGGCAGTCGCACCCCAACGCCCCCCCCTTCCCCCTGGGCTCACACCACGGGGCCGGCTGCgcacaacacagcacacacgGCTCCCCACTCGCCGGACACCCGGCAGGGCCCAGCGGGACCCTCCCCCAACTCAGAGGGGGGAGGCGCGGGCCGCAGTAGGCAACAAGCAGCACACGGCCCCACCGCGGGGCCGGTGCACCCATCACCCCCCTTCCccacggggggggggggttctgCCCACGTGCTCTGGCAGTCGCCACAGTGGCCACTGCGCACTCAGGAGGGGCAGCGGCTGGGGGGTCCG GCGAGAGCAGCCAACGACCCCAGGAGGAGAACAGCTGACACGTGGCACGGAGCCTACAGGGCAGGGGTCGTCCCAGCCGCCACCGGGTGCCCGCAGCGGGGAGCACAGGGCCAAAGACCCACACCGCCTCGCCCCACCGCCCTCGGGTCGCCCAGACGCGGCACCACGAGCTGGGTCGGCCAGACACGCCACACAGGAGCCGGCGCACAGGCCCAGGCAGGCGGCTCCAGCGGCAAAGGCAGAACCAGGCGCCAGCTGGCGGCCCACAGGCCCGGAGCCCCGCGTGCATCCAGAGACCCAAAGTCCTCGGCGGCAGACACCAAAGGAGACCGTGTCAGCACTTACCTGGTGGCAAAAAAGACCTATTTTGGGCGACAAAATGACAGCAGACGACAGCGGGGCCCATCTATGACTCGCAGGGAGGGACCCCGGAACCTTGACCCGGCCACCTGTCCCCAGCACTACCCCATGAACATCAGGCCTGGAGCTCTCGGGGGCCATCTG GCGTACCGGTCCGTCCGAGTCTCCGAACGGGGATTTGACTTCGACgtgcataaagaaaaaagaagaaagaaccgtCAGCGGGGCGCCTCCAACAAGACGAGCGGGCCCCGACCAGGGCCCACGCCCGGGGCCCAGACCGTCCTACACAGGGCACCCAGGACGGCTCGAGCcggtccccacccacctcctgacTGA